The following proteins are co-located in the Rhodococcus opacus B4 genome:
- a CDS encoding ABC transporter permease, translating into MSTSLSPDPTLRTPAPGTSPLLRRVLPAVVVVALLVVAWQVYVTVSGIRPQVLPSPLRVIQQGWRARDAISGHASATLQVTLIGFAVSLLCAWALAVLVDFSPWLRRAFVPLFVVSQTLPIIAIAPLMIIWFGFGLLPKVLVIALATFFPMTIGLIEGFAAADREAGALLRSMGASRWQEFRYVRLPSAIPRFFTALRIGITYAVVGAVFAEYVGATSGLGIYMATQKNSFRTDLVLAAVLVTAVISVSLYLLTFAVERVVAPWIKNERGRHE; encoded by the coding sequence ATGAGTACCTCGCTCAGCCCTGACCCGACCCTCCGGACCCCGGCCCCGGGCACGTCCCCGCTGCTGCGGCGGGTGCTGCCCGCGGTCGTGGTCGTGGCACTGCTCGTCGTCGCGTGGCAGGTGTACGTGACGGTCAGCGGCATCCGGCCGCAGGTGCTGCCGTCGCCGCTGCGGGTGATCCAGCAGGGGTGGCGGGCCCGGGACGCCATCTCCGGTCACGCCTCCGCGACACTGCAGGTGACGCTGATCGGGTTCGCCGTGTCCCTGCTCTGCGCGTGGGCCCTCGCCGTGCTCGTCGACTTCTCGCCGTGGCTGCGCCGCGCGTTCGTCCCGCTGTTCGTCGTGTCGCAGACGCTGCCGATCATCGCGATCGCGCCGCTGATGATCATCTGGTTCGGATTCGGTCTGCTGCCGAAAGTTCTCGTGATCGCCCTCGCCACGTTCTTCCCGATGACGATCGGCCTGATCGAGGGGTTCGCCGCCGCAGACCGGGAGGCGGGCGCGCTGCTGCGCAGCATGGGCGCCTCACGGTGGCAGGAATTCCGCTACGTGCGGCTGCCGTCGGCGATCCCCCGGTTCTTCACCGCCCTGCGGATCGGCATCACCTACGCCGTCGTGGGTGCCGTGTTCGCCGAATACGTCGGGGCCACCTCCGGTCTCGGCATCTACATGGCCACGCAGAAGAACTCCTTCCGCACCGACCTCGTGCTGGCGGCCGTGCTCGTGACCGCCGTGATCAGCGTCAGCCTCTACCTGCTCACGTTCGCGGTCGAACGCGTCGTCGCCCCCTGGATCAAGAACGAAAGGGGCCGGCATGAGTGA
- a CDS encoding ABC transporter ATP-binding protein — protein sequence MSETARVALSGLSKGFAVRGGIRPVLDNVSFTVEPGEFVSVIGPSGCGKSTAFAMLAGLDRPDTGTVTIGGEPVRPAGTGPSKCAYMPQKDLLFPWRSVLDNTTLGLEVQGVPRKQAREKARELFSVFGLGGFEDARPSQLSGGMRQRAAMLRTVVQDRPVLLLDEPFGALDSLTRTEMQTWLQDVWQRYRWTVLMITHDIREAVYLSDRVVVLSARPATVRREVTVGLPRPRELSMMTSPEFADVEHELLGVLHEESRRALVEQESGRR from the coding sequence ATGAGTGAGACCGCGCGCGTCGCACTGTCCGGACTGAGCAAGGGATTCGCGGTCCGCGGCGGCATTCGTCCCGTCCTCGACAACGTCTCGTTCACCGTCGAACCGGGCGAGTTCGTGTCGGTGATCGGCCCCAGCGGGTGCGGGAAGAGCACCGCGTTCGCCATGCTCGCCGGACTCGACCGACCCGACACCGGCACCGTCACGATCGGCGGCGAGCCCGTGCGCCCCGCGGGCACTGGCCCCTCGAAATGCGCGTACATGCCGCAGAAGGATCTGCTGTTCCCGTGGCGCAGCGTCCTCGACAACACCACCCTCGGACTCGAGGTGCAGGGCGTGCCCCGGAAACAGGCGCGGGAGAAGGCCCGGGAGTTGTTCTCCGTCTTCGGTCTCGGCGGGTTCGAGGACGCCCGGCCCAGCCAGCTGTCCGGCGGCATGCGACAGCGCGCCGCGATGCTGCGCACCGTCGTCCAGGACCGCCCGGTGCTGCTGCTCGACGAGCCGTTCGGCGCCCTGGATTCGTTGACCCGCACCGAGATGCAGACCTGGTTGCAGGACGTGTGGCAGCGCTACCGGTGGACCGTGCTGATGATCACCCACGACATCCGCGAGGCCGTCTACCTGTCGGACCGGGTGGTCGTGCTGTCCGCCCGGCCCGCCACCGTCCGACGCGAGGTGACGGTGGGCCTGCCCCGCCCCCGCGAACTGTCGATGATGACGTCGCCCGAATTCGCGGACGTCGAACACGAACTGCTCGGCGTGCTGCACGAGGAATCGCGGCGGGCCCTGGTCGAGCAGGAGTCGGGCCGCCGCTGA
- a CDS encoding WS/DGAT/MGAT family O-acyltransferase — translation MPVTDSIFLLGESREHPMHVGSLELFTPPDDAGPDYVKSMHETLLKHTDVDPTFRKKPAGPVGSLGNVWWADESDVDLEYHVRHSALPAPYRVRELLTLTSRLHGTLLDRHRPLWEMYLIEGLSDGRFAIYTKLHHSLMDGVSGLRLLMRTLSTDPDVRDAPPPWNLPRPAAANGAAPDLWSVVNGVRRTVGDVAGLAPASLRIARTAMGQHDMRFPYEAPRTMLNVPIGGARRFAAQSWPLERVHAVRKAAGVSVNDVVMAMCAGALRGYLEEQNALPDEPLIAMVPVSLRDEQQADAGGNAVGVTLCNLATDVDDPAERLTAISASMSQGKELFGSLTSMQALAWSAVNMSPIALTPVPGFVRFTPPPFNVIISNVPGPRKTMYWNGSRLDGIYPTSVVLDGQALNITLTTNGGNLDFGVIGCRRSVPSLQRILFYLEAALGELEAALL, via the coding sequence ATGCCGGTTACCGATTCGATATTCCTTCTCGGCGAATCGCGAGAGCATCCGATGCATGTCGGATCGCTCGAATTGTTCACACCGCCGGACGATGCCGGCCCCGACTACGTGAAGTCGATGCACGAAACGCTGCTGAAGCACACGGACGTCGACCCCACGTTCCGGAAGAAGCCGGCGGGCCCCGTCGGCAGTCTCGGGAACGTGTGGTGGGCCGACGAGTCGGATGTTGATCTCGAATACCACGTGCGTCATTCGGCCCTGCCTGCGCCGTACCGGGTGCGGGAATTGCTGACGCTGACGTCACGGTTGCACGGCACGCTCCTGGACCGGCATCGCCCTCTGTGGGAGATGTATCTGATCGAAGGCCTCTCCGACGGCCGGTTCGCGATCTACACCAAGCTGCACCACTCGCTGATGGACGGGGTCTCCGGGTTGCGGCTGCTGATGCGGACGCTGTCGACGGACCCGGACGTGCGCGACGCACCGCCGCCGTGGAACCTGCCACGCCCGGCGGCGGCCAACGGAGCCGCCCCCGACCTCTGGTCGGTGGTGAACGGGGTCCGTCGCACGGTCGGTGACGTGGCCGGTCTCGCACCGGCGTCGCTGCGCATCGCCCGCACCGCGATGGGGCAGCACGACATGAGGTTTCCGTACGAGGCGCCCCGCACCATGTTGAATGTCCCGATCGGTGGCGCCCGCCGGTTCGCCGCGCAGTCCTGGCCGCTCGAACGCGTCCACGCAGTGCGGAAGGCGGCGGGGGTCAGTGTCAACGACGTCGTGATGGCCATGTGCGCCGGGGCGTTGCGGGGGTACCTCGAGGAACAGAACGCGCTGCCGGACGAGCCGCTGATCGCGATGGTCCCGGTGTCGCTGCGCGACGAGCAGCAGGCCGATGCCGGCGGCAACGCGGTGGGGGTCACGTTGTGCAACCTGGCGACCGACGTCGACGACCCGGCCGAGCGCCTGACGGCGATCTCCGCCTCCATGTCCCAGGGGAAGGAACTGTTCGGCAGCCTCACCTCGATGCAGGCACTGGCGTGGTCCGCGGTCAACATGTCGCCGATCGCCCTGACGCCGGTGCCGGGGTTCGTCCGCTTCACGCCGCCGCCGTTCAACGTGATCATCTCCAACGTCCCGGGACCGCGGAAGACCATGTACTGGAACGGGTCCCGCCTCGACGGGATCTATCCGACGTCGGTGGTGCTGGACGGGCAGGCGCTGAACATCACGCTCACGACGAACGGTGGCAACCTCGATTTCGGTGTCATCGGGTGCCGCCGTTCGGTGCCGAGCCTGCAACGCATCCTGTTCTACCTGGAGGCCGCCCTGGGTGAACTGGAGGCGGCGCTGCTCTGA
- a CDS encoding TenA family protein, with amino-acid sequence MNSSVQGAAGAGQHARFTDHLWDRTKVLREAIDELEFLRRLGDGTLPLDVFRTYIEQDFLYLTGYAKALSLVAAHAPGPVEAGFWAGSAAGAATVEATLHQNLLTSGRLPESGVEPQHSQACLGYISYLTAVAATEPYAVSAAAVLPCFWIYADVGRRLAASAREVLSADPSHPYAQWVTTYDAEEFHAAVATARELVDAAAEAASDAQREAMVEAFTIASRYELMFWDTALNKQEWPAS; translated from the coding sequence GTGAATAGCTCTGTCCAAGGTGCTGCGGGCGCAGGCCAGCACGCCCGATTCACGGACCACTTGTGGGACCGGACCAAGGTGCTGCGTGAGGCGATCGACGAACTCGAGTTCCTGCGCCGCCTCGGCGACGGGACGCTGCCGCTGGACGTGTTCCGCACGTACATCGAGCAGGATTTCCTGTACCTGACCGGGTACGCGAAGGCCCTGTCCCTGGTCGCCGCGCACGCCCCGGGTCCCGTCGAGGCCGGCTTCTGGGCCGGTTCGGCGGCCGGGGCCGCCACGGTCGAGGCGACGCTGCACCAGAATCTGCTGACCAGCGGACGACTTCCGGAGTCGGGCGTCGAGCCGCAGCATTCGCAGGCCTGCCTCGGGTACATCTCCTACCTGACGGCGGTCGCCGCCACCGAGCCGTACGCGGTGTCCGCCGCCGCGGTGCTGCCGTGCTTCTGGATCTACGCGGACGTGGGACGCCGGCTCGCGGCGAGCGCCCGGGAGGTGCTGTCCGCCGACCCGTCGCACCCGTACGCACAGTGGGTCACCACGTACGACGCGGAGGAGTTCCACGCCGCCGTCGCGACGGCCCGCGAACTCGTGGACGCCGCCGCGGAGGCCGCGTCCGATGCCCAGCGCGAGGCGATGGTGGAGGCGTTCACGATCGCCAGCCGCTACGAACTCATGTTCTGGGACACCGCACTCAACAAGCAGGAATGGCCCGCGTCGTGA
- a CDS encoding ABC transporter substrate-binding protein, whose amino-acid sequence MARVVTLFSRTRRAATAAVIVVSALSVLTGCAGDSQSDDTIRFALDWTPNTNHTGLFVAQQEGWFEDAGLDVQVLPYNDTSPDTLVDAGNAEFGVSFQSSATFSKAAGAQTTSVMAPLQHWATGIAVKADRADITRPRDLDGKIYAGFADPDGEETLKQIIRNDGGKGEFTTVTLGTSAYEAVYSGTADFTVSFFGWEGIEAEHRGTPMRYFHYTDFGFPDAYALVIEGNEQWMADHPEQARKFVQALQRGYQFAADRPDEAAQMLIDANPGAFTDESLVRESQQMLSSEYMKDASGKVGTQTAEQWAGYSGFLFQHGLLTGPDGAPLTTEPDWSTYFTNEYLAQP is encoded by the coding sequence ATGGCCCGCGTCGTGACACTTTTCTCCCGTACCAGGCGCGCTGCCACCGCAGCCGTCATCGTCGTCTCCGCCCTGTCGGTGCTCACCGGCTGCGCCGGCGACTCGCAGTCCGACGACACCATCCGGTTCGCGCTCGACTGGACGCCGAACACCAACCACACCGGTCTGTTCGTCGCCCAGCAGGAGGGCTGGTTCGAAGACGCCGGACTGGACGTGCAGGTGCTGCCGTACAACGACACCTCGCCCGACACCCTCGTCGACGCCGGTAACGCCGAGTTCGGCGTGAGCTTCCAGAGTTCCGCGACGTTCTCGAAGGCCGCGGGCGCCCAGACCACGTCGGTCATGGCCCCGCTGCAGCACTGGGCGACGGGCATCGCGGTGAAGGCGGATCGCGCCGACATCACCCGCCCCCGGGATCTCGACGGCAAGATCTACGCCGGTTTCGCGGACCCGGACGGCGAGGAGACGCTGAAGCAGATCATCCGGAACGACGGCGGCAAGGGCGAATTCACCACCGTCACGCTCGGCACGTCGGCCTACGAGGCCGTGTACTCCGGCACCGCCGACTTCACCGTGTCGTTCTTCGGCTGGGAGGGCATCGAGGCCGAGCACCGGGGCACCCCGATGCGCTACTTCCACTACACCGACTTCGGATTCCCGGACGCGTACGCGCTCGTCATCGAGGGCAACGAGCAGTGGATGGCCGACCACCCCGAGCAGGCCCGCAAGTTCGTCCAGGCCCTGCAGCGCGGCTACCAGTTCGCTGCCGACCGGCCGGACGAGGCCGCGCAGATGTTGATCGACGCCAATCCCGGCGCCTTCACGGACGAGTCCCTCGTGCGCGAGAGCCAGCAGATGCTGTCCTCCGAGTACATGAAGGACGCTTCCGGAAAGGTCGGGACACAGACGGCCGAGCAGTGGGCGGGGTACTCCGGTTTCCTGTTCCAGCACGGCCTGCTCACCGGCCCCGACGGGGCACCGCTGACCACGGAACCCGACTGGTCGACGTATTTCACCAATGAGTACCTCGCTCAGCCCTGA